The DNA region CTGGTACTGCAGACGGGGGCGCTGCAGCCCGAGGCCGTCGCGGTGTACAGGGGCATCGGCTACCGCGACATGGCCGGTTTCGGCGCGTACGCGGGCGAGCCAGACTCCGTGTGCCTTGCCAAGCAGCTGCCCACCCGGGTGCTCGTCATCAACGGCACGATCGGAGCGGGCAAGACCGCGACGGCTGCGGCCGTTCACGATGTCCTCGCCGAGGAGGGCGCGCGGTCGGCCTTTATCGACGCCGACTACCTGTGTCAGGCCGCGCCGCTACCCGAGGACGACGCGTTCGGACAGGGGTTGCTCTTCGAGAACCTCGCGGCCGTGTCGCCCGTCTATCGAGCGCGAGGGTACGGGTGCATGGTCATTGCCAGGGTGGTCGAAGATGCGAGGGACCGCGACCGCTACGCGGCGGCGTTCTCCGGTCCAGGTGGCCGCGCCCACGTGTCGATCGTGCGCGTGACGGCATCTCAAGACGCGCGGGTCTCGCGCATCGCCGCGCGGGAGCCGGAAGGCTATTGGCGCGAACTCTGCCTGGCCCGCACCGTCGAGCTCGACGACATCCTTGAGGATCTCGACCTGGACGACGGGGTCGTGTCGAGCGAGGGTGCCAGCAGGCTCGACGTCGCGAAGGCGGCCCTCGACGCCGCAGGTTGGTAGCGGCCTAGCTCATCAGGGCCCAGCGCCAGGTGTCGGCGTTGTCGCGAATCCACTGCGCATCGGACTTCCACACCGCGCCCACGCCCTTGTCCCACAACTCGACCCACGGCGACCTGCCGGTGAGGCGCATGTGATCGAGGTACTCGAACATGCGCTGCGAACGCATCGCGAGCAAAGGAACCAGTTCCACCCGCTGCGCATCGTCGAGTCCGTAGCCGTCGACAAGCTGTCGGAGGCGTTGACTTGAACTGGCAATGTCGGCATCGACACGGTAGAGCGGCGCAAATGAGTGGCATGCATACGCGAGGTCCCACAGGCGCGTGCCTGGGCCTGCGGCGTCCCAGTCGATGGCGACCAACGAGCCATCGGCCCGCAGCACGATGTTTGACGGCGCGATGTCCTGGTGAACGATGAGATCTTTGCCATGCAAGGGGATGCCCTCGAACCAGCGCGCGTAGTCGGGCGGCACGAAGCTGTCGAGAGCGTCGTGCATCTCGCGCAGGAACGCGCCCAGGCGGCTGGGTTCGAGCGCGCCCGCGGGAGCATCGCGGTGATCCGCCCGCAGGCCCGGAACGAACTCGACAAGGTGCCGGCCCTTGTCGTCCCAACCGAATGAGCGCGGCGCGCCGGTGAAGCCCACCTTCTCGAGGTGCATGAGCAGAGAGTGAAGCGCACCACTGTAAGGGTCGGGGGCGATGGCCCGAACCTCGCGGTGGCCGATGCGCTCGGGTTCCCTGACGGCGGCTCGCTGCTGATCGCGGGAGATCTTGACTGCGTGGCGGGTCGCGGCTTCGTGTTGCGCGTGGAGCTCCCTGCGCTCGCGTCGGCTGAGCCCGTCAAAGGGGTTGGCGGGGCTCGAGGTCCAGCCGGCTCGGATGCTGAGCGGCCCCGGCTCGCGGGGCGCACCAGGTGCGGTGGTCGTGAGCGGTGTGCGGATCGCCGACAGGGGGGCTGTGGGTGCCGCGACTGCCGCTTCGGGGAGGGGGCCGGGTGCGACGGGTGCTTGTGCGACGGGTGCTTGTGCGACGGGTGCCTGTGCGACGGGTGCTTGCGCGACGGGGCGTGGGCTGGGTGCGACGGGCGCGACGGGTGCTTGTGCGACGGCCCTGCGGGCCTCGGCGGTCTGGCTTCGCGCCGCGGACCATGCGGCGCTGAAGAACGATGCGGCGTCGACGGGCACGTGTTCTTCGCGAGCGGGCGCGATCTGGCCATAGGGAGTGGGGACGTGCGGGCTTGGAATGGGACCTGCGGTCGCCATCTGGCTGGCGACGCTCTCGTGCCAGGGCATCGTACGAGTCGTCGTCAGCGCCGCCGCGGCCGACCGGCCGGCCCACGAGGGGCCGGGCGGCCAGGTCGGCTCAAGGATGCGGGGCACGGGCCGTTGTCGCGGGTGCCTGAGGAAGCGATCGACTGCCCATTCCCAGCCCTCGAGGCTGTCCAAGAGACGCGCCTCGGAGTCGTCGTTGCCGACGGCGTGAACTACCAACTGCCCCTGCCAGCCCGATTCGAGGAGGGAGTGCGTGACCCAGCGATCGCGGCTTCCGGCACCGAAAGGCAGGATGACCCTGCCGGTGAGTTCGGCCCCGGCATCGGCGCCGCTGAGCATGACGGCAACCAGATGCTCACTCATGACGGCGAGGTGATGGTCGAGGTCGGCGATCAGGTGGTGCGCATGCTGCAAGCGGAAGCCGATGCCGACGTTGCCAAGTCCGCGTCGCGCGAGTTCCGTCACGATGTCGACAAGGGTGCGGGGCTCCCCGGCCCAGCCGCCGTGGTTCGTGAGGACCACGCACATGCCGTGGCCCCTCGCCAACCGCGCCAATCCGGTGAGGTGGTCCGCCGCGCGCATCACTTCGGCGCGATGGGCTTGTTCCGACAGTGCGCTGGGCGCGCCCGGTCCGCCGAACGCGATTTGGGTCCACAGGTCGGGGGTGTGACCGCGCCGCGCGGCCTCCGTGATGAGGGTCTTGATACGCGCCGAGACCACGCCGAATCGCGACGAGTATTCCGGCTCTTCGAGCGCGGGCATCGGCGAGGGTGTCCAGATGCCCGACAGTTCGATCTGGTTCATTCGTAGCGCATCAAGCTCCGCGTCGAACGCGTCGACGTGTTCATCGCGCCAGTCCCAGATGATCTTCGTAAGCCCGATGGCGCGAAGCATCTGTGCGCGCTCACGCGGGCCACGACGCAAGGCGTCGTGAGCCACCAAGTGGCTAGCCGCGAACTGGTTTCGCGTGCACCAACTGGGAATTTCGGTTTGGGAAGGGGGGACAACCCGTGGAGGCAGTGCCACTCCGAGACCCCCAATGCTCGTGTGATGTGAGGCTTACATTAACTCCACGAGGGCGAATCGTCGAGCATCATGGCACGTAATGGGCGAAACGTCCCTTAAGTGGCCCCACCCGCCGGGGGCTCGCACCGCAATCTAGTCGGCGAGCGCAAACTCGACCGCGGCTTGCACGTGCTCGGCGAGCGCATCGAAGTACGGGACGTCGACGTCTTCCGCGGTCATCACCATCGGGATTTCGGTGCAGCCCGCGATGACGCCGCGGGCGCCGCGCCTGAGGACGGCGCCGGTGATGCGCTTGGTGAGCGCGCGGCCTGCGTCCGTGACGAGGCCCTGAGTGACCTCGTCATACAAGAGGTCGTGGAGAGCCTGCAGGTCGGGCTCTTCGGGCACGAGTGTCGTGATCCCAAATGTCGCCAGGCGCTCGCGGTAGAACGGCATACGCATCGTGAAGCCCGTGCCCAAGAGGGCGACCTTGTCCACGCCCGCGGCCTGGATGGCCTTGGCGGTGGCGTCGACGATGTGGATCACGGGTACCTCGACGGCCGCCTGGACCTGGGGTGCGACGAGGTGCATCGTGTTTGCGCAGATGAGAATCGCTTCGGCGCCGCCCGCGACCAGCCATCTCGCGTCGTCGGCAAAGAGTTCCGCGAGCCCGTCCCAGTCACCCGCGGCCTGCGCGGCCGCGATCTGCCCAAAGTTGTAGTGGCGGATCACGAGGTCGGCCGTCTGGCCAGGTAGCGCGTCGGCGATGCCTTCGTGGAGCCGGCGCTCGTACTCGAGCGTGCTGTGCCATGTAATGCCGCCGAGGAGGCCGATGCGGCGTGGAGAGTTGCGCATGACTTGATCGTAGGCGGGCCCCTCGGTGCCACGGCGCTGAATGGTGGACCCCATCCTCGCGGGGCCCGGACACACTCATGGGAAACCTTCCAGTACGATGGAAGCATGCGCATCGGAGAATTAGCGGATCAGGCCGGCCTCACGTCCAAGACGATCAGGTACTACGAGAGCATCGGCCTCATGAGCGAGCCCTATCGCCACGCGAACGGGTACCGCGACTACGACGACGAAGCCGTGGATCGATTGCGGTTCATCAGGGACTCGCAGGCGGCGGGTCTTACTCTCGCCGAGGTCAGCGAGATCGTGGGAATGAAGGCCGCGGGTGAGTCAACGTGCGGCCACACGCGGAGCCTGCTGGCGCGCCACATCGCCGAGGTTGACACGCAAATCGAGCGCCTGTTGGCCACGCGGGCCGAGCTGACGGCGATGGCTGAAAGGGCCGATGCTCTCGACCCTGCGTCGTGCACGGATCCGGCGAGGTGTCAGGTGATAGCCGCAAACACCGCCGCGGCGCACGCGGCGGCGCACCCCGTGCCGCACCCCGCGCACAGGCACTTGCTGCCCCTGGCTTGACCTTCCTGTCCACGGGAAGGTTTACGGTGAGGTTCGCGTTCCATTTCAGAGACAAACGCCAAGAGAAAGGCACCGTGATGGCCGCAACAGACCTCCCCACCATCGACGTCACCGTCGAAGGCATGACGTGCGAAGGGTGCGCCGGCAAAGTGCGCGACGCCCTGACGGCGACCGACGGCATCACCGCCGCCGATATCGACGTGGCATCGGGCAAGGTGTCCGTCCACCTCGACGGTTCGGTGGACCGCAATTCGCTCGAGTTTGCGATCGACTCTGCCGTGTTTGACGCCGGCTACAAGGTCGTCTAGTACGAGTCGTCTAGTTAGCCACCTCCGTGCGCGCGCTGAGCGCCCGCCGGCACCAGGGAGTCCCATTTCATGACCACCATCAGCGAAGCGCCGCAGACAATCAACCTGGCCGTGGGCGGGATGACGTGCGCGGGATGCGCATCGACCATCCAGCGCGGGCTTGCCATTCTCCCTGGGGTTGATGGCGCGGTCGTCAATATCGCGACCCGCCGCGCCACGGTCAACGTCGACGGAACCCTGGAGCCAGAACAGCTCGAAGACATGATGCGCGCCGCCATTGAGGGGCTCGGCTACCAGGTACTCACCCCGCGCGCGGATGACCCCGCTCACGAGGCCATGACCCTGAGCGATGAGCACGCCGCCCACATCACCGCCGATGCCGCCCGCATCGCCGATTATCGTCGCCGCGTGATCGTCGGCGCCACCCTGGCCGTTCCCCTCCTGCTGTTGTCAATGATCCCCGCACTGCAGTTCTCGGGTTGGGCCTGGGTGGCCGCCGCGCTCGCGACCCCCGTCGTCTTCTACAGCGGTTGGCCGTTCCACCGCTCCGCGGTGATGTCCGCAAGGCACGGCGCCACCACGATGGACACCCTCGTGACCGTGGGTTCCCTCGCGGCGTGGACGTGGTCGGCGGTCGCGCTCGTGCGCGGCACCGGACACGTGTACTTCGAGACCGGCGCCGTCATCGTGACCCTGATCCTGCTTGGAAAGTGGTTTGAGGTGCGCTCGACCGCTCACGCTGGCGACGCGATCCGTGCCCTCAGCGCGCGCCAGAGCGCCACGGCCACGCTCGAGGACGGGACCGTCATTCAGCGCGACGCCCTGGAGATGGGCATGCGCTTCGTGGTGCGGCCGGGCGAGATCATCGCGACCGACGGCATGGTGGTCGAGGGCGAGGCCGCGGTCGACGCCTCGCTCGTCACGGGCGAGAGTGCGCCGGTCGCCGTGACCGTTGGCACCGAGGTGGTGGGTGGCACGATCGCCTCCGATGGCTCGCTCACCGTCGAGGCCACCCGCGTCGGCTCGGAGACGATGCTCTCTCAGATCGCGCGCATGGTCGACGAGGCGCAATCGGGCAAGGCCGACGTGCAGCGGCTGGCCGACCGCATCGCCTCGATCTTTGTCCCCGTGGTGATGGGGCTGTCACTCATCACCCTCATCGTGTGGCTCATCGCCACCGGCGACGCGACCCGCTCCGTCGCGGCGGCCGTCGCGGTCCTCATCATCAGCTGCCCGTGCGCGCTCGGACTCGCCACGCCGCTCGCCGTCATGGTCGGCGTAGGCCGCGGCGCCCAACTCGGTGTGCTCATCCGCGGCCCGCGCGTCCTCGAGGACACCCGCACGTTGACGCACGTGGTGCTCGACAAGACCGGCACGCTCACCACCGGCCGCATGTCCGTTGCTGACCAGACGTCCGGCCTTTCCGACGACGGCGCAGCCACGCTGTTCGCCGCCGCGGCAGCCGTGGAGGCGCGTTCGGAGCACCCCGTCGCCAAGGCCATCGCCTCTGCCTTCGAGGGGCGCCCGCTACTCAAGGGCTTCCGCTCCTTCCCCGGTCGTGGTGCGGCCGCTACGGTCCAGGGCGCGGGGGCGGACGGCGGCATCGCCGACGTCACCGTGGGCTCGCACCGCCTGTTCGACTCGATGCCCGACGCCCTCGCTCAGTGGGCGTTGGCGCGCGAGGAGACTGGACACACCGTCGTCTACGTCGGTCGCTCCGTGCCGCTTGGCGCAGGGCTGATCGGCACAGGGGTCATTGACACAGCGGGTGCCGCTGGTGCCCCAGTGGTCGCGCCCCTCGCGGCCGAGGCCGCCATCGCCGTCCGCGACACCACGAAGCCGGGCGCTCGCGAAGCCATCGTTGCGCTCAAGGCCCGCGGGCTCGTCGTCACTCTGCTGAGCGGCGACAACCAGCGCGTCGCCGCCGCGGTGGCCAGCGAGCTCGGCATCGACAACGTCATCGCCGAGGTGCTGCCCTCCGACAAGGCCGGCGTGATCGAGCGCCTGCGTGCCGAGGGAGGGCGCGTCGCGATGGTGGGAGACGGCGTGAACGACGCCCCCGCGCTCGCGGCCGCCGACATCGGCATCGCCGTGGGGACAGGCGCCGACGTCGCACGCGAGGCCTCCGACCTCACCCTCGTGAGCGGCGACGTGCGTGCGGTTGACGACGCGATCGGCTTGGCGCGCAGGACGCTCGGCACCATCAGAGGCAACCTGTTCTGGGCCTTCGCCTACAACGTCGTCGCCATCCCGCTGGCCGCTTCCGGCCTGCTCAACCCGATGATCGCCGCGGCCGCGATGGGCGGATCGAGCCTGTTCGTCGTCGGCAATTCGCTTAGGCTGCGCGGGTATACGCCCAAGCGTTAGCCGCTAGCGCCGTCGGACTTGCCAGGCTAATTCGGTCCTCGCCCGCGAACGCGCGCCCCGGCCGCCATCGAGACCCCGTGCTGCACAACTCGCTCACGTCACCCGCGCGTGCATAAGTGCCGGATCAGATGCCGCGGGAACTGGTGTGCCACGCGTGCGGTGAGCGATGAGTGGGCCGGTGTCCGTCACTTCTGCACAGAGTTCGGATGCAAGCTGCGACAAAGCCGCGAGAGGGCGTGTCACAACGTCGCCGGACGGCCTGCGAAGACAGGGTGAGGGAGGTCCCGCGCCAGCACGGTCCCGGCCAGCACGGTCCCCGCCATGCCGGGGGTTAGACGGCGTCGAGCGCGCGAGCGAAGTCCTCGCGCAGGTCCTCGACGTCCTCGAGGCCGATGCTGATGCGCACCGTCGCGGCCGACATTCCGACGGCGGCGCGGCCCTTTGCGCCCAGCTTGCGGTGGGTCGTCGTGGCGGGGTGAGTGACGATCGACTTGGCGTCGCCGAGGTTGTTGGAGATGTCGACGACTTGCAGGGCGTCCATGAAGCGGAACGCCGCAGCCTTCGCCTCGTCGCCGTGGGGGTCGGTGCCCTCCGGCAGCGCAATGTCGATGGTCACGAGCGTTCCGCCGAGCGTCATCTGCGCCTTGGCGCGCTCGTACTGGGGGTGGGAGGGTAAGAGTGGGTAGCGGGCCAACGCGACCTTGGGGTGAGCCTCGAACCACGCGGCAAGATCGGCGGCCGATGCCGCCATGGCGCGCACCCGGAGCGACAGGGTCTCGAGAGACTTGGCGAGCACCCATGCGGTGAAGGGGCTCATGGTGGCGCCCATCGTGCGCACCATGGTCCGCACGGGTCCGTTCACGTACTCGGCCGAGCCGAGGATCGCGCCGCCCAGCACCCGACCCTGGCCGTCGATGTGCTTGGTCGCCGAGTACACCACGGCGTCGGCGCCCAGCTCGAGCGGCTTCTGGCCCAGGGGAGTGGCAAACACGTTGTCGACGATGAACAGGGCGCCCGCCTTCTTGGAGAGCGCGGCAACAAACGGGATGTCCACGACGTCCTGCATGGGATTAGTGGGGGACTCGATGTAGATCGCGTCTGCGGGCGTGGCGAGGGCGCGCTCCCAGTCGGCGTTGTCGTGGGCGTCCACGTAGTCGACCACGATGCCCCACTGGGCGAAGTAGTCGTCGAACACCGCGATCGACGAGCCGAACAGCGCGCGGGCGGCCACGAGGCGAGAGCCCTGCTTGAGGATCGAGGCGAGGGACACGAACACGGCGGCCATGCCCGTCGCGGTGGCGAAGCACGCCTCGGCGCCCTCGATCGCGGCCAGGCGTTCCTCGAACGTGGTGACCGTCGGGTTGCCGTAGCGGCTGTATTGGTACCGGTCGATCTCGCCCGCGAAGGCCGCCTCGGCATTCGCGGCATTCGGGTACACGTAGCCCTGAGTGAGGAACAGTGCCTCCGACATCTCGTCAAAGGGCGTGCGGTGCAATCCCGCGCGCACGGCGAGGGTGTCGGGACGGAACGGGGAAACGGCGGGGGCTACGCCGGTGGGGGACAGTGCGTCGGTCATGGACACAGGTTAGCGGGGCGACCGGGGGCCAGGGGCGTGAGCGTTGGCGCCGATCGTTCCCACTGGCGAGCAGCCGGGTCCCGCGGTGAAAGGGTGTAAGCCCGCGGGACCCGGCTGCTACGCGCGGGAGACGACCTGCACTGTCACTCCCTCGCGGTCGGCGACGGGTGCGTCGACCGGTCCGGTGATCCGCACGGCGTGAGCGCTACCGTCGGGCCGGATGACCGGCATGGTCACGTCCAACACTTCGGGAGCGCCGTAGAGGCGGATGGTGAGGCCGTCGAGGTAGTCGTAGTCGGGGCGGTCGGCATGCGCGCCGATGCCGATCGCGGCTCCCTCGCGGACGTACAGGGGGACGGTGTCGAAGCCGTGCTGCTCGCGGCGCCACGCGCCGCCCGCCACGGTCTCGCCCGTCCAGAAGTTGGTCCACGTCCCCGCTGGCAGGTAGAACTCGACGTCGCCCGAGGCCGACATGACGGGTGCGACCAGCAGGTGTGAACCCAGCATGTACTGGCGGTCGAGGTACGCCACGGCCGGGTCGGACGGGAACTCGAAGTACATCGGCCTGGCCACGGAGACTCCAGTGGCCGCGGCGTCGGCGCTCGCTGCGTAGATGTACGGCATGAGCGTGTTCTTGAGCTGGGCGAACTTGGCGGTGATCGTCACCGCCTCCTCGTCGAACGCCCACGGAACCCTATAGCTGTCGGAACCGTGCAGGCGGGAGTGCGAGGACAACAGACCAAACGCCACCCACCGCTTGAAGACGGCGGGGTCGGGAGTACCTTCGAAGCCGCCGATGTCGTGGCTCCAGTAGCCGAAGCCGCTCGATGCCAACGACAGGCCGCCGCGCAGGGTTTCCGCCATCGACGGGAAGGTCGAGGTGTTGTCGCCGCCCCAGTGGATGGGGAACTGTTGGCCGCCAGCAGTGGCGGAGCGCGCAAACAGCACGGCTTCGCGCTCTCCGCGCTCCTCGACCAAGACCTCAAAGACCGCCTTGTTGTAGAGCTGCGTGTAGAGGTTGTGCATCGTCTCGGGGGGCGTTCCGTCGTGCCACACGACGTCGAGCGGAATGCGCTCGCCAAAGTCGGTCTTGAGCGCGTCGACCCCTTGGGTCAGCAAGCCGCGGAGCTTGTCCTGAAACCAGCGTGTGGCCTCGGGGTTGGTGAAGTCGACGAGGCCCATGCCCGCGACCCACCAGTCCCACTGCCAGACCGAGCCGTCGGCCCGCTTGACCAGGTAACCCTTCTCCTTGCCCTCGGCAAAGAGCGCCGAGCGTTGCGCGATGTACGGGTTGATCCACGCGCAAATGTGCAGGTCGCGTTCGGTGTGGAGGCGATGGAGCATGCCCTCCGGGTCGGGGAACACGCGGGCATCCCACTCGAGGTCGGTCCAGTTGAATTCGCGCATCCAGAAGCAGTCGAAGTGGAACGCGCTGAGCGGAATCCCGCGGTCGCGCATGCCGTCAACGAAGGAATTGACGGTGGCCTCGTCGTAGTCGGTGGTGAACGACGTCGACAGCCACAGCCCGTAGCTCCATGCGGGGACCTCGGCGGGACGGCCGGTGAGCGCGGTGTAGCGGTCGATCACGTCCTTGGGGGTGGGGCCGTCGATGACGAAGTACTCGATGGCCTCGCCCGCGGTCGAGAACTGCACGCGCTCAACCGACTCGGAACCCACCTCGAAGCTCACGTGCTCCGGTTGGTTGACGAGCACGCCGTAGCCGCGGTTGCTCATGTAGAACGGGATCGACTTGTATGCCAGTTCGGAACTGGTGCCGCCGTCGGCGTTCCAGATGTCGACCACTTGACCGTTCTTCGCCAACGGACCGAAGCGCTCGCCGAGTCCGTAGATCACCTCGCCGACGCCCAGGTCAAGCTGCTCGTGGACATACGTGCGCGACGGCGCGAGGCCCGTCGTGGTGACTCCCGCGACGCCCGTTGGCTCGGCGGCGACGGGGGCGCCATCGGCCAGGGTCATGTAGCCCTGGGCCTTGGCCCCGGAGCCGGTCAGTCGCACGTCTGCGTGCCAGAACGACAGGTCCCACGGTGCGCCACGCCTGATGACGGCGCGTAGCGTGCCCGCCGTGACCGTCCCGTCGCCGTCGGTGATGGCGATGCCGCCCGCCGCTTGCCGCTCGTTGACCTCGAAACCGGGTGAGCGTCGGCCGCCCGTGTGGTGCTCGATGCGCACCTTGATGACGCCGTCCGCCACGGGCGTGAGCGTCGTAGTGAGCACGGGCAGGTTGAGCACGTTGCCGCGCGACTCGATGCGCCGTGCAGGCGCGGTGACAACGATGCCGTCGCCATCGGCCGTGATGTCGTACGCCTCTTGCGCGTAGCTGGCCGTGACGCCGGGTCGAAGATGCCAGAAACCGTCGGTGAACTTCACTACTTCACTGCTCCTGCCGTGATTCCCCTTGTCAGCGTCCGCTGGAAGAAGAGGAAGAAAATGATCGTGGGAATGATGCTGATAAGCGTTCCCGCTATCAGCGTGGTCGTGTCGGTCTGACGTTCTCCATTGAGCTGCTGGAGAACGAGGGGCACCGTCAAGGAGTCGCTCGTGTTGAGGAACGCCAGCGGCAACAGGAACTCGTTCCAGGTCCAGATGAAGAAGAAGACCATCAGGACGGAAAGCGTGGGCCTGAGGATCGGCACGATCACCGACCGGAGCGACCGGAAGCGTGAGGCGCCGTCGACCGCGGCCGCCTCCAGGATTTCCTTGGGGAAGGTGCCCAGCAGGCTCGAGAGCAGGTACGTGCCGAAGGCCGACTGGATCACGGTGAAGGTGATGATCACCGACCACGAGTTCGACAGTAATCCGAGCTTGTCGTAGAGCTTGAACAGCGGGTCGAAGAGCATCTCTTGCGGCACCAGGTTGGCCATGAGGAAGACCAGCACGAGCCAGGTGCGGCCCTTCACGCGACCGATGCCGATGGCAAACGAGTTGAGCACCGACAGGATGACCCCGAGGATCGCCACCATGCCGGAGATAAAGATCGAGTTCCACAGCGCTCGCGGGAAGTTGTGCCCGCTCCAGAAGGCCCTGATTCCGTCGAAGCTGAGCGCGTGGGGCAGCTCGAGCGGGTTGGAATTGGCGTACTCAGAGGGCGACTTGAAGGCGTTGATGAGCAGCAAGAGCATCGGGGCGATGACGAGCAGCGCGCCCACGATCGACAGGGTCAGGACGATCCACTCGCTCGCGGTGCGGGGGCGCTTCTTGTGCTTGGTCCCTGCAGCCCTGCGGGTAATGGGCGTGGTGGGCGTGGCGATCGCGGACATCACGCGTCCTTTCGCTCGGAGCGCGTCTGCACCTTGATGAAGATCACGGCGACGAGAAAGACGACGATGGTGATGGCGGACGCGATCGTCGCGGCGTATCCCTTATCGGGCCCCTTGATGAACTCCTCATATGCATAGAACGACGGCACGTAGGTGGACTTGGAGGGGCCGCCCATGGTCAGGATGAAGATGGGCGCGAAGACCTTGAGCGCCGCGATGGTGGTGGTGAGTGACACCACGAACACCTCGGGGCGAATCTGCGGCAAGGTGATGGCGCGGAAGCGCTGGAACCAGTTGGCGCCGTCGAGTTCAGAGGCCTCGTAGAGCTCCGGTTCGACGCGCTGCAGGGCCGCCATGAAGATCACGACGGGGTACCCGATCTGAATCCAGATCATGAGCACCATGGCCGAGGCGATCGCGGTGCTGTATTGGCCGCCCAGCCAGTTCACGGTCACCGCGTGCCCCGCGATGCCGGAAAGTATTTGATTCAGGACTCCGTCGCCGTTGGGTTTGAGAATCCAGGAGAACATGACACCCGCGACGGCGATGGGCAGAATCTGCGGCAGGTAGTAGGTGGCGCGCAGGAGGCTGGAGATCTTGCCTCCGAAGCGGCGGCCTACGACGTCGAAGAGGGCGGCCGCGATCACGAGACCCACCAGGGTGGGCACGATCACCATGGCAACGACCACTAGGGCGATGTTGGTGAAGGACTGCAGAAACGCGGAGTCGTGGAAGAGGGCGAACCAGTTGTCGAAGCCGGTGAAGTGCTCGGCGGCGCGTCCGCCGCGCCAGTGGTACAGGCTGAGGCGCAGGTTGCGGACGATCGGGTAGAAGATGACGACCGAAATGAGGATGGCGCCTGGGATGAAGTACAGCCAGTAGCCGAGTTTGCTCTTGCCGCGTTCGGGAATCCTCGCGGCCTCAGCGGGGCGCTTCTGAGGCCGCACGATGCGGGTCAACGATGACATGGGGATCCGTCTCCGGCGAGGGCCCCGGCCGTGATGGCCGGGACCCCCGCGCTTGAAGGGGTGAGTAACTACTTCTTGGTAACCGTGGAGACGTAGGTCTCGTAGTAGTTCTTGAGCTCCGCCTGCGCCTGCTCGGGGGAGTAGGTGCCGTTGACCAGGCCCTGCATGACGCCGTTCAGGTCGCCATAGAAGGTGGGCGTCGGCCAGTCGGGGTAGAACGACAGGCCATCACGGGCGTTGACCTCGTTGAACAGCTTGATGAGTGCCTGAGCGTTGGGGTCCTTGACGTCGGCGGTGTTGGCCGCAACCGGAAGGCCACCAGACTCACCGAGAAGTGCCTGAACCTCGGGGCTCATCGTGATGTTGATGAAGATCTTCGCAAGTTCGGGCTGCTTGGACTTGGCGGGAATGACCCAGATGTTGCCACCCGAACCGGGCGTGAGCGTGGTGCCAGGCCAGTTGGTGATGCCCACCTTGAACGTCTTGACATCGGTCAGCATGCGTCCGTACCACCACGAACCCGAGTAGAACATCGGGACCTGGCCGTTGATGAACTGCAGGCCCGCGTCCTCCGCCTTCATGCCGGAGACGTCCTTGGAGATGTAGCCCTTGTCGAGCCAGCTCTTGAGCGTCGTGGTCGCGTAGGTGATCTCGGGACCGTTCCAGTCGATGGGGTGCTGGTACAGCTGGTAGTCGTTGACCCACTGGCGGTTGGCCTTGCTCAGTGCGAGCTGGTACCAGAGCTGACCCATGGGGTATTCCTGAGCCGACGTCGTCATCGGGGTGACGCCGTTGTCCTTGAAGGTCTGCATCGCCGTCTCGAGCTCGGCCTCGGTGGTCGGAACCTTGACGTTGTACTTG from Demequina lutea includes:
- a CDS encoding GNAT family N-acetyltransferase, whose product is MITVVAVPFEDERAQALWAAQQDEVEAIYGRPDVRTALHAEGVIVSLLAIGSEGEPVGTVMAKWSEYHPDRPGAAEIKRLYVAPKHRGHRHARVLMGALERATWRAGATELVLQTGALQPEAVAVYRGIGYRDMAGFGAYAGEPDSVCLAKQLPTRVLVINGTIGAGKTATAAAVHDVLAEEGARSAFIDADYLCQAAPLPEDDAFGQGLLFENLAAVSPVYRARGYGCMVIARVVEDARDRDRYAAAFSGPGGRAHVSIVRVTASQDARVSRIAAREPEGYWRELCLARTVELDDILEDLDLDDGVVSSEGASRLDVAKAALDAAGW
- a CDS encoding phosphotransferase, which gives rise to MAHDALRRGPRERAQMLRAIGLTKIIWDWRDEHVDAFDAELDALRMNQIELSGIWTPSPMPALEEPEYSSRFGVVSARIKTLITEAARRGHTPDLWTQIAFGGPGAPSALSEQAHRAEVMRAADHLTGLARLARGHGMCVVLTNHGGWAGEPRTLVDIVTELARRGLGNVGIGFRLQHAHHLIADLDHHLAVMSEHLVAVMLSGADAGAELTGRVILPFGAGSRDRWVTHSLLESGWQGQLVVHAVGNDDSEARLLDSLEGWEWAVDRFLRHPRQRPVPRILEPTWPPGPSWAGRSAAAALTTTRTMPWHESVASQMATAGPIPSPHVPTPYGQIAPAREEHVPVDAASFFSAAWSAARSQTAEARRAVAQAPVAPVAPSPRPVAQAPVAQAPVAQAPVAQAPVAPGPLPEAAVAAPTAPLSAIRTPLTTTAPGAPREPGPLSIRAGWTSSPANPFDGLSRRERRELHAQHEAATRHAVKISRDQQRAAVREPERIGHREVRAIAPDPYSGALHSLLMHLEKVGFTGAPRSFGWDDKGRHLVEFVPGLRADHRDAPAGALEPSRLGAFLREMHDALDSFVPPDYARWFEGIPLHGKDLIVHQDIAPSNIVLRADGSLVAIDWDAAGPGTRLWDLAYACHSFAPLYRVDADIASSSQRLRQLVDGYGLDDAQRVELVPLLAMRSQRMFEYLDHMRLTGRSPWVELWDKGVGAVWKSDAQWIRDNADTWRWALMS
- a CDS encoding aspartate/glutamate racemase family protein, yielding MRNSPRRIGLLGGITWHSTLEYERRLHEGIADALPGQTADLVIRHYNFGQIAAAQAAGDWDGLAELFADDARWLVAGGAEAILICANTMHLVAPQVQAAVEVPVIHIVDATAKAIQAAGVDKVALLGTGFTMRMPFYRERLATFGITTLVPEEPDLQALHDLLYDEVTQGLVTDAGRALTKRITGAVLRRGARGVIAGCTEIPMVMTAEDVDVPYFDALAEHVQAAVEFALAD
- a CDS encoding heavy metal-responsive transcriptional regulator, whose product is MRIGELADQAGLTSKTIRYYESIGLMSEPYRHANGYRDYDDEAVDRLRFIRDSQAAGLTLAEVSEIVGMKAAGESTCGHTRSLLARHIAEVDTQIERLLATRAELTAMAERADALDPASCTDPARCQVIAANTAAAHAAAHPVPHPAHRHLLPLA
- a CDS encoding heavy-metal-associated domain-containing protein; protein product: MAATDLPTIDVTVEGMTCEGCAGKVRDALTATDGITAADIDVASGKVSVHLDGSVDRNSLEFAIDSAVFDAGYKVV